From a single Collibacillus ludicampi genomic region:
- a CDS encoding biotin-dependent carboxyltransferase family protein, with product MPGTITVRKAPKGPFITIQDLGRYGHQKSGIPVAGALDRFALETANWLVGNPPGAACLEVTLIGPEIVLDQDTVISITGADLSATLDGRPISLWTSHDVSAGSVLQFGKPVRGVRAYLAVAGGIDVSIVMGSRSTYLKGHIGGFQGRALQTGDILPIGEPAVTFAPRRLSKTPDYIASHGEETVVRVVLGPQEDHFTQAAIATFLSSTYRITPQSDRMGYRLEGPPLAHRGRAEIISDAIPEGAIQVPANGQPIILLADRQTTGGYPKIATVISADLPKLAQSAPGAIVRFVAVTVEEAQEIARNAARELAQVMLA from the coding sequence ATGCCAGGCACCATCACTGTTCGCAAAGCGCCCAAAGGGCCTTTCATTACGATCCAAGATTTAGGGCGTTATGGCCATCAGAAAAGCGGAATCCCCGTGGCAGGAGCACTTGACCGTTTCGCCCTGGAAACAGCCAACTGGCTTGTAGGAAATCCCCCAGGTGCGGCATGCCTGGAAGTTACACTCATTGGCCCGGAGATCGTCTTAGATCAAGATACAGTAATTTCCATAACGGGTGCCGATTTGTCAGCCACATTAGATGGCCGTCCCATTTCTCTATGGACATCACACGATGTATCGGCAGGCTCTGTGCTTCAGTTTGGCAAACCGGTCAGAGGTGTGCGGGCATATCTTGCGGTTGCCGGCGGGATCGATGTATCGATCGTGATGGGCTCCCGTTCCACGTATCTGAAAGGGCACATTGGCGGCTTTCAAGGTCGTGCCTTGCAAACGGGGGACATATTGCCGATCGGTGAACCCGCAGTGACATTCGCGCCTCGGCGACTGAGCAAAACGCCTGACTATATCGCATCCCACGGGGAAGAAACGGTGGTACGTGTCGTACTCGGCCCGCAAGAGGATCACTTTACGCAAGCAGCGATCGCAACATTTCTCTCAAGCACGTATCGCATCACACCGCAGTCGGATCGCATGGGCTATCGTTTGGAAGGGCCGCCGTTGGCCCACCGTGGGCGGGCGGAGATCATCTCCGACGCGATTCCGGAAGGGGCGATCCAAGTTCCGGCGAACGGACAACCGATCATCCTGCTGGCCGACCGCCAAACGACAGGCGGCTACCCCAAAATCGCCACGGTGATCTCCGCCGATTTGCCCAAATTGGCACAGTCAGCTCCCGGAGCCATCGTCCGTTTTGTTGCGGTTACCGTGGAAGAGGCACAAGAGATCGCGAGAAACGCGGCACGCGAGCTTGCACAAGTGATGCTCGCTTGA